One window from the genome of Vibrio vulnificus NBRC 15645 = ATCC 27562 encodes:
- a CDS encoding membrane protein → MNKPHKGIWIAYILSCLTPFTFLLSGVIAIVYAGYRLDKNQDGDVVNSHYYGLIRTFFLYLTFFVVLIVTVATSNGVLVGVSEYWVSSTVLDNVLNSVAYAIPYVGMLFAALAILVWFLRMYQGMVQLSNNQPHRPSTGPNL, encoded by the coding sequence GTGAACAAACCTCATAAGGGTATTTGGATTGCTTACATCCTCAGCTGTTTAACACCATTTACTTTCTTACTCTCTGGCGTTATCGCGATTGTTTATGCAGGGTATCGGTTGGATAAAAACCAAGATGGTGACGTTGTTAATTCACACTACTATGGATTAATTCGAACCTTCTTCCTTTATCTCACGTTTTTCGTTGTCTTGATCGTCACCGTAGCAACCTCGAACGGTGTACTGGTCGGCGTCAGTGAATACTGGGTCAGCAGTACGGTTTTGGACAACGTACTCAACAGCGTTGCCTACGCGATTCCCTACGTGGGTATGCTGTTTGCGGCACTCGCGATATTGGTTTGGTTCTTGCGCATGTACCAAGGCATGGTTCAGCTAAGTAACAATCAACCACATAGACCATCGACGGGCCCAAACTTATAG
- a CDS encoding IS1182 family transposase — protein sequence MLQEPTPQQYELEMVTMEQLVPKNHLVRKIDNAIDFEFIRDEVAHLYCKDNGRPPVDPVRLFKIILLGYIFGIKSERQLVKEIEVNVAYRWFLRMSLTEKVIHASTLSQNRIRRFNGTDVFERIFINIVEQAMTKGLVAGQELFTDSTHLKANANKNKHTNKVTAVRASAYLDMLDDDVALDREKAGKKPLKARESESKTKNTKTSTTDPESGFMTRDNKPQGFFYLDHRTVDGQHGIILDTYTTAGNINDSQPYVQRLDYTLATFQLNPIAVGLDAGYFTAPVAESLERRGILGVFGYRRPSRTKNAFKKKHFTYDAQRDCYQCPNGQALLYKTTSRDAYREYHSDPKECAFCPMRDDCTQSKNMKKVITRHIYSDAVERANQMRLSSYGKKTYRRRSETVERSFADAKQHHGHRYARFRGLANVQMQCWLAAAAQNIKKIALVVNYLRKMGLNMAEIRQILASVYPCNEWELLRTI from the coding sequence ATGCTTCAAGAACCGACTCCGCAACAATACGAACTGGAAATGGTGACGATGGAACAGTTAGTTCCTAAAAACCATTTAGTGCGCAAAATCGATAATGCTATCGACTTTGAATTCATTCGTGATGAAGTCGCTCATCTTTATTGTAAAGATAATGGGCGTCCACCTGTTGACCCTGTTCGTCTCTTCAAAATCATCTTGCTTGGTTATATCTTTGGTATAAAAAGTGAGCGTCAGCTCGTTAAAGAAATTGAAGTGAATGTCGCTTACCGTTGGTTCTTACGGATGTCATTAACAGAGAAAGTCATCCACGCTTCGACTCTAAGCCAAAACCGCATTCGTCGCTTTAATGGCACGGATGTATTCGAACGTATTTTTATCAATATCGTAGAGCAAGCCATGACGAAAGGCTTGGTCGCGGGTCAAGAGCTCTTTACGGACAGTACTCATCTCAAAGCGAACGCCAACAAGAATAAACACACCAATAAAGTCACGGCGGTTCGCGCGAGTGCCTATCTTGATATGCTGGATGACGACGTCGCGTTAGACCGAGAAAAAGCGGGTAAGAAGCCTCTTAAGGCTCGTGAATCAGAGTCAAAAACAAAGAATACCAAAACCAGCACCACTGACCCAGAGAGTGGCTTCATGACTCGTGATAATAAGCCACAAGGCTTCTTCTACCTCGACCATCGAACCGTTGATGGTCAACATGGAATTATCCTCGATACCTATACCACCGCGGGCAACATCAATGACTCACAGCCTTACGTTCAACGCTTAGATTACACGCTTGCTACATTCCAATTGAACCCGATAGCCGTTGGACTGGATGCGGGCTACTTTACCGCTCCAGTGGCGGAGTCACTTGAACGTCGAGGTATTCTTGGCGTGTTCGGTTATCGACGTCCATCGAGAACGAAAAATGCGTTCAAAAAGAAACACTTTACTTACGATGCGCAAAGAGACTGCTACCAGTGTCCGAATGGTCAGGCGTTGCTTTATAAAACCACGTCACGCGATGCCTACCGAGAATACCACTCAGACCCGAAAGAGTGTGCGTTCTGTCCAATGAGGGATGACTGTACTCAAAGCAAAAACATGAAGAAAGTGATTACTCGGCATATCTATAGCGATGCCGTAGAGAGAGCAAATCAAATGCGGCTTTCTTCCTATGGTAAGAAGACCTATCGACGTCGAAGTGAAACAGTAGAACGGAGCTTTGCAGATGCCAAGCAACATCATGGTCATCGTTATGCTCGCTTCCGAGGTCTAGCCAACGTGCAAATGCAATGTTGGTTGGCAGCGGCAGCCCAAAACATCAAGAAGATAGCGTTGGTGGTGAACTATCTACGAAAAATGGGCTTAAATATGGCAGAAATAAGGCAGATACTTGCTTCTGTATACCCATGTAATGAATGGGAACTTCTGCGCACGATATAA
- a CDS encoding ammonium transporter produces MSDTASQVHGAVQTLTQSSDTLFLLLGAIMVFLMHAGFAFLEVGTVRHKNQVNALVKILADFGISTLAYFFIGYWVAYGAHFFADAETLAQGNGYELVKFFFLLTFAAAIPAIVSGGIAERARFYPVLIATFFTVGLIYPLFEGIIWNGNFGVQAWFETTFGVGFHDFAGSVVVHGVGGWIALVAVIFLGMRRGRVRAGKHTNFAPSNIPFLALGAWILCVGWFGFNVMSAQTLNGISGLVAMNSLMAMAGGIVAALIAGKNDPGFIHNGPLAGLVAVCAGSDLMHPLGALVTGSVAGVVFVYLFTYLQNKTKIDDVLGVWPLHGVCGAWGGIAAGIFGQSSLGGLGGVSFTVQLLGTLLGILVALIGAGIVYGAINRLSGLRLSQEDEFNGADLAIHKISSVNAE; encoded by the coding sequence ATGAGCGATACTGCCAGTCAGGTTCACGGAGCTGTTCAAACCCTGACACAAAGTTCAGACACCTTATTTTTATTGCTTGGCGCTATCATGGTGTTCCTTATGCACGCCGGATTCGCTTTCTTAGAAGTCGGAACGGTGAGACATAAAAACCAAGTCAATGCCCTGGTTAAAATCTTAGCGGATTTTGGCATTTCAACTTTAGCGTACTTCTTTATCGGCTATTGGGTCGCCTATGGGGCTCATTTTTTTGCCGATGCAGAAACATTAGCGCAAGGTAACGGCTATGAGTTGGTGAAGTTCTTTTTCTTGCTGACCTTTGCCGCAGCCATTCCTGCCATTGTTTCCGGCGGCATTGCCGAGCGCGCGCGTTTTTATCCCGTTTTGATCGCGACATTCTTCACAGTAGGGCTTATCTATCCTCTGTTTGAAGGCATTATTTGGAACGGAAACTTCGGTGTTCAAGCTTGGTTTGAAACCACTTTTGGTGTTGGGTTCCATGATTTCGCTGGATCCGTGGTTGTACATGGTGTCGGTGGATGGATTGCACTGGTTGCGGTGATTTTCTTAGGCATGCGCCGAGGACGCGTTCGAGCTGGCAAACACACCAACTTCGCCCCTTCAAATATTCCTTTTCTCGCCTTAGGAGCGTGGATCCTTTGTGTCGGTTGGTTTGGATTTAACGTGATGTCTGCACAAACACTGAATGGCATCAGTGGTTTGGTTGCAATGAACTCGCTGATGGCGATGGCTGGCGGGATTGTCGCCGCGCTCATTGCTGGCAAAAATGACCCAGGCTTTATTCACAACGGACCTCTCGCAGGTTTGGTCGCAGTCTGTGCTGGTTCGGATCTCATGCATCCTCTTGGTGCTCTGGTGACGGGTTCGGTCGCCGGTGTTGTGTTTGTTTACTTGTTTACCTACTTGCAAAACAAAACCAAAATTGATGATGTGTTGGGTGTTTGGCCACTTCATGGTGTCTGTGGCGCTTGGGGCGGGATTGCTGCGGGCATCTTTGGTCAATCCTCACTCGGTGGGCTAGGGGGCGTCAGTTTCACCGTTCAGCTCTTGGGGACGCTTTTGGGCATTTTGGTTGCTCTGATTGGCGCTGGCATTGTCTATGGTGCGATTAACCGCCTCAGCGGTTTGCGACTCTCTCAAGAAGATGAGTTTAATGGCGCAGACTTAGCGATTCATAAGATCTCTTCCGTTAACGCTGAGTAG
- the cobB gene encoding Sir2 family NAD+-dependent deacetylase, with translation MNFPYRNIVVLTGAGISAESGIQTFRAQDGLWENHRIEDVATPEGFARDPDLVQDFYNQRRKKLQDPNIEPNAAHLALGRLEAELDGQVTIVTQNIDNLHERGGNKNIIHMHGELLKSRCSVSNQVIEETGDILTGDLCHCCQMPSQMRPHVVWFGEMPLRMGEIYSALETADLFISIGTSGVVYPAAGFVHDAKMHGAHTIEINLEPSAIESEFVEKRYGKASVEVPKLVEELLAHLESNVENA, from the coding sequence ATGAACTTCCCATATCGAAATATCGTCGTATTGACCGGAGCTGGAATTTCCGCAGAGTCAGGTATTCAAACCTTTCGAGCACAAGATGGACTGTGGGAAAACCATCGTATTGAAGATGTCGCAACACCGGAAGGTTTCGCCAGAGATCCCGATTTAGTCCAAGATTTCTACAATCAACGTCGTAAAAAACTGCAAGACCCCAATATAGAACCCAATGCCGCACACCTTGCACTTGGCCGACTCGAAGCGGAGCTCGACGGTCAGGTAACGATCGTGACCCAGAACATCGATAATTTGCACGAACGTGGTGGTAACAAGAATATTATTCATATGCATGGTGAGTTGCTCAAATCTCGCTGCAGTGTCTCAAACCAAGTGATTGAGGAAACGGGGGATATTCTGACAGGGGATCTTTGTCATTGTTGCCAGATGCCATCGCAGATGCGTCCTCATGTTGTTTGGTTTGGTGAAATGCCTCTGAGAATGGGGGAGATATACTCAGCGTTAGAAACCGCAGACTTGTTTATCTCAATTGGCACTTCCGGGGTGGTTTATCCGGCCGCCGGGTTTGTCCATGACGCTAAAATGCACGGCGCACACACGATTGAAATTAACCTTGAACCCAGTGCGATCGAAAGTGAGTTTGTGGAAAAGCGCTACGGTAAGGCGAGTGTTGAAGTGCCTAAGTTGGTCGAGGAGCTGCTTGCGCATTTAGAGAGTAACGTTGAAAACGCATAA
- a CDS encoding extracellular solute-binding protein — protein sequence MKKALYTGALCAATLFSTSSFAADQELYFYNWSEYIPSEVLEDFTKETGIKVIYSTYESNESMYAKLKTQGSGYDLVVPSTYFVSKMRKEGMLQKVDKTKLSHFAELDANYLDKPFDPGNDYSIPYIWGATGIGINVDMLDKSSVKNWGDLWDTQWAGQLMLMDDAREVFHIALAKLGYSPNTTNPDEIKAAYEELKKLIPNVLVFNSDFPANPYLAGEVSLGMLWNGSAYMARQEGAKIDIIWPEKGAIFWMDSLAIPAGAKNTEAAHKMIDFLLRPENAAKIAMEIGYPTPVKTAYKLLPKEFAEDKNIFPPQSVMDNGVWQDEVGEASVLYDEYFQKLKVNN from the coding sequence ATGAAAAAAGCACTGTATACCGGCGCATTGTGTGCTGCTACTTTATTTTCAACTTCTTCATTTGCAGCAGATCAAGAACTGTATTTCTACAACTGGTCTGAGTATATCCCAAGTGAAGTGTTAGAAGATTTCACTAAAGAAACGGGTATCAAAGTCATCTATTCAACCTACGAGTCTAACGAGAGCATGTACGCAAAGTTAAAGACTCAAGGCAGTGGCTATGATCTGGTCGTTCCTTCTACTTATTTTGTCTCTAAGATGCGTAAAGAAGGAATGCTACAAAAAGTGGATAAAACCAAGCTGTCTCACTTTGCTGAACTGGACGCGAACTATCTAGACAAGCCATTTGACCCAGGTAATGACTACTCTATTCCATACATTTGGGGTGCGACAGGCATTGGTATCAACGTTGACATGCTGGACAAGAGCTCAGTAAAAAACTGGGGAGATCTTTGGGATACTCAGTGGGCTGGTCAATTGATGTTGATGGATGATGCACGTGAAGTGTTCCACATCGCGCTTGCAAAGCTTGGTTACTCGCCAAACACAACCAATCCTGACGAGATCAAAGCGGCGTATGAAGAGCTGAAAAAACTGATCCCGAATGTGTTGGTGTTCAACTCAGATTTCCCTGCTAATCCCTATCTAGCGGGTGAGGTTTCACTGGGTATGCTTTGGAATGGCTCCGCGTACATGGCCCGTCAAGAAGGTGCAAAAATTGACATCATCTGGCCTGAGAAAGGCGCAATTTTCTGGATGGATAGCTTAGCCATTCCAGCGGGTGCGAAAAATACTGAAGCCGCACACAAGATGATCGACTTCCTTCTACGCCCAGAAAATGCGGCGAAAATTGCGATGGAAATTGGTTATCCAACCCCTGTGAAAACCGCTTACAAACTGCTTCCTAAAGAGTTTGCGGAAGACAAAAACATCTTTCCTCCACAATCTGTGATGGATAACGGCGTGTGGCAAGACGAAGTCGGTGAAGCCAGTGTGCTTTACGATGAGTACTTCCAAAAACTCAAAGTAAATAACTAA
- a CDS encoding extracellular solute-binding protein, whose translation MKKWATLLAGSACALSLFSGSVAAEDKELVFMNWGPYINSNILEQFTKETGIKVIYSTYESNETLYAKLKTHNQGYDLVVPSTYFVSKMRDEGMLQKIDKSKLTNFKNLDKNYLDKPYDPNNDYSIPHVVAITGLAVNTDMYDPNDFQSWADLWKPELKGQVMLMDDTREVFHIALRKLGYSGNTTDEKQIDEAYAELQKLMPNVLVFNSDNPGAPYMSGEVGVGMLWNGSAAAAQKEGLPLTLVFPKEGGIGWVDNFAISSGAKNVDAAHKMIDFLLRPEIAEQISNDTGYLTAVAESNAKFKDVAPLFPSQEDLDRVEWQDAVGDKTVKYEDYFMKLKAGQ comes from the coding sequence ATGAAAAAATGGGCTACTTTATTAGCTGGTAGTGCATGTGCGCTTTCACTGTTTTCTGGTTCGGTTGCAGCGGAAGATAAAGAATTGGTATTTATGAACTGGGGTCCTTACATCAACAGTAATATCCTAGAGCAATTTACTAAAGAAACAGGTATCAAGGTGATTTACTCGACTTACGAGTCAAACGAAACCTTGTACGCCAAGTTGAAAACGCACAACCAAGGCTATGATCTGGTAGTACCTTCTACCTACTTCGTATCTAAGATGCGTGATGAAGGTATGTTGCAGAAGATTGATAAATCGAAGCTAACAAACTTCAAAAACTTAGATAAGAACTATCTAGATAAACCTTACGATCCAAACAACGACTACTCTATCCCACACGTTGTTGCGATCACTGGTCTTGCTGTGAATACCGATATGTACGACCCAAATGACTTCCAAAGCTGGGCAGACCTATGGAAACCTGAGCTTAAAGGCCAAGTCATGTTGATGGACGACACTCGTGAAGTGTTCCATATCGCACTACGCAAACTGGGTTACTCGGGTAACACCACTGACGAAAAACAAATCGATGAAGCCTACGCAGAACTGCAAAAGCTAATGCCAAACGTGTTGGTATTCAACTCTGACAACCCAGGCGCACCATACATGTCTGGCGAAGTTGGCGTTGGCATGCTTTGGAACGGCAGTGCGGCGGCAGCGCAAAAAGAAGGCTTACCTCTAACGCTTGTTTTCCCTAAAGAAGGCGGCATTGGTTGGGTAGATAACTTTGCAATTAGTTCGGGTGCGAAAAACGTGGATGCGGCGCACAAGATGATCGATTTCCTACTTCGTCCAGAAATTGCAGAGCAAATCTCTAACGACACGGGTTACTTGACCGCTGTTGCTGAGTCAAACGCGAAATTCAAAGATGTGGCGCCACTGTTCCCGTCGCAAGAAGATCTTGATCGCGTAGAGTGGCAAGACGCCGTTGGCGACAAAACTGTGAAGTACGAAGACTACTTTATGAAGCTTAAAGCTGGTCAATAA
- the potC gene encoding spermidine/putrescine ABC transporter permease PotC encodes MGRTVRFSFMTLVYAFLYLPIIVLIANSFNENKFGMKWGGFTTKWYHALVNNDSLMQAAWHSFNVAIFSATAATIIGSLTAVALFRYQFKGKSAVNGMLFVVMMSPDIVMAISLLALFLVLGAQLGFFTLLVAHITFCLPFVVVTVYSRLNGFDVKMLEAAKDLGASEWVILKQIILPLAKPAVAAGWLLSFTLSLDDVIISSFVTGPTYEILPLKIYSMVKVGISPEVNALATVMLVVSLVLVITSQILAREKVK; translated from the coding sequence ATGGGACGTACAGTTAGATTTAGCTTTATGACGTTGGTTTATGCGTTTTTGTATTTACCAATCATCGTATTGATCGCCAACTCGTTTAACGAAAACAAGTTCGGTATGAAATGGGGCGGATTCACTACCAAGTGGTATCACGCGCTAGTGAATAACGACAGCTTGATGCAAGCTGCATGGCACTCGTTTAACGTTGCGATTTTTTCAGCAACTGCGGCCACGATTATTGGCAGTTTGACGGCGGTTGCCCTATTCCGCTACCAGTTCAAAGGCAAAAGCGCAGTAAACGGTATGTTATTTGTCGTCATGATGTCTCCGGATATTGTAATGGCTATTTCGCTATTGGCGCTGTTTCTTGTGCTGGGCGCTCAATTGGGTTTCTTTACTCTTTTGGTTGCGCACATCACCTTCTGTTTGCCATTTGTTGTGGTCACAGTTTATAGCCGCTTAAACGGTTTTGATGTGAAAATGCTCGAAGCAGCAAAAGACCTTGGTGCAAGCGAATGGGTGATTCTAAAGCAAATTATTCTGCCACTGGCGAAACCGGCTGTTGCAGCTGGTTGGTTGCTGAGTTTTACCCTATCTTTAGATGACGTTATCATCAGTTCGTTTGTGACGGGCCCAACTTACGAGATTCTACCGCTGAAAATCTACTCAATGGTTAAAGTGGGTATCTCTCCAGAAGTCAACGCATTGGCTACTGTGATGCTGGTTGTTTCACTCGTATTGGTGATTACCTCGCAAATCCTTGCGAGAGAGAAAGTTAAATAA
- the potB gene encoding spermidine/putrescine ABC transporter permease PotB, with protein sequence MSKKFSLQNAIITLIVGWLVLFVLIPNLMIIGTSFLTRDEANLIEMTFTLDNYARLLDPLYVKVLLHSFYMAIVATLICLVVGYPFAYIVAKMPHKWRPFMLFLVIVPFWTNSLIRTYGLKIVLGTQGILNKALLSIGLIDTPMRIMFTETAVMIGLVYILLPFMILPLYSAIEKLDDTYIEAAKDLGANKFQTLTKVILPLTMPGIIGGCLLVLLPALGMFYISDLLGGAKNLLIGNVIKSQVLNARDWPFGAATSIALTIAMAIMLYAYYRAGKLLNKKVELD encoded by the coding sequence ATGAGCAAGAAATTTAGTCTTCAAAACGCCATTATCACGCTGATTGTCGGTTGGTTGGTTCTTTTTGTTCTTATTCCAAACCTGATGATCATTGGCACCAGTTTTCTAACGCGTGATGAAGCCAACCTCATTGAAATGACGTTTACATTGGATAACTACGCGCGTTTGCTCGATCCTTTGTACGTGAAAGTGTTGCTGCACTCCTTCTACATGGCGATTGTTGCAACCCTTATCTGTTTGGTTGTGGGCTACCCATTTGCTTACATTGTGGCGAAGATGCCACACAAATGGCGTCCATTTATGCTGTTTTTGGTGATTGTGCCTTTCTGGACCAACTCACTGATCCGTACCTATGGCCTAAAAATCGTGTTGGGTACACAAGGTATTCTCAATAAAGCGCTATTGAGCATTGGTCTTATTGATACCCCGATGCGCATTATGTTTACCGAAACCGCGGTGATGATTGGTTTGGTGTACATTTTGCTGCCGTTCATGATTTTGCCGTTGTACTCAGCCATTGAAAAGCTGGACGACACGTATATCGAAGCGGCAAAAGATTTAGGTGCAAACAAGTTCCAGACGCTAACAAAGGTCATTCTGCCATTAACAATGCCTGGCATTATCGGCGGTTGTTTGTTGGTTCTCCTCCCTGCTCTAGGCATGTTCTACATTTCTGACTTGCTTGGCGGTGCGAAAAACTTGCTGATTGGTAACGTCATTAAGAGCCAGGTGCTCAATGCACGCGATTGGCCGTTTGGGGCTGCGACCAGTATCGCGCTGACCATCGCAATGGCGATTATGCTTTATGCCTACTATCGTGCAGGTAAATTGTTGAATAAGAAAGTGGAGCTGGACTAA
- a CDS encoding FNR family transcription factor → MISEKPATKRIQSGGCAIHCQDCSISQLCIPFTLNEAELDQLDQIIERKKPIQKGQELFKAGDDLKSLYAIRSGTIKSYTITEQGDEQITAFHLAGDLVGFDAITGDSHPSFAQALETSMVCEIPYEILDDLSGKMPKLRQQIMRLMSNEIKGDQEMILLLSKKNAEERLAAFLYNLSTRFSQRGFSPREFRLTMTRGDIGNYLGLTVETISRLLGRFQKSEILSVKGKYITILDHDALMELAGVSKE, encoded by the coding sequence ATGATTTCTGAAAAACCTGCGACAAAGCGCATCCAATCAGGTGGTTGTGCGATTCATTGTCAAGATTGTAGTATCAGCCAACTGTGTATTCCGTTTACATTAAACGAAGCTGAATTGGATCAACTCGATCAAATTATCGAACGTAAAAAGCCGATCCAAAAAGGCCAAGAGTTATTCAAAGCCGGTGATGATCTAAAATCTCTTTACGCAATTCGTTCTGGTACGATTAAAAGCTACACAATTACCGAGCAGGGTGATGAGCAGATTACGGCTTTCCACTTAGCCGGAGATTTAGTTGGTTTTGATGCAATTACAGGTGATAGCCACCCTAGTTTTGCTCAGGCACTAGAAACTTCAATGGTTTGTGAGATTCCTTACGAAATTCTTGACGACCTTTCAGGAAAAATGCCTAAGCTTCGTCAACAAATCATGCGCCTGATGAGTAATGAAATCAAAGGTGACCAAGAAATGATTTTGTTACTTTCGAAGAAGAATGCAGAAGAGCGTTTAGCCGCATTTTTGTACAATCTATCTACCCGTTTCTCGCAACGTGGCTTTAGTCCGCGTGAGTTTCGTTTGACCATGACTCGTGGTGATATTGGTAATTACCTAGGTCTTACTGTCGAAACGATCAGCCGCCTTCTAGGCCGTTTCCAGAAGTCAGAGATTCTTAGTGTAAAAGGTAAGTACATTACGATTCTTGATCATGATGCGCTAATGGAACTTGCTGGCGTATCAAAAGAGTAA
- a CDS encoding sulfite exporter TauE/SafE family protein, with the protein MAPDIIGAFMIGLAGAGHCIGMCGGIASLLNLGQQQASPIRNTLLYNLGRLTSYALFGALIGGAVSSLAELSGLNQSLAWLRLMAAFFMILVALYISKIWNALLFVEKAGQSIWRWIKPITARLLPIQHPLQAFPYGFVWGWLPCGLVYSALTWSAVSGSYYNGALIMLAFGFGTLPAMLLVGVGARFIAQLQTSLTFRHITALMLIIYGLYTAYDAVKLLHLIN; encoded by the coding sequence ATGGCACCAGATATTATTGGAGCCTTTATGATCGGCCTTGCCGGGGCCGGTCATTGCATTGGAATGTGCGGCGGTATCGCTTCTCTACTTAATCTAGGACAGCAACAAGCTTCTCCTATTCGCAACACCCTTCTTTATAATCTTGGACGCCTCACTAGCTATGCATTGTTTGGTGCATTGATTGGTGGAGCTGTCTCATCATTAGCTGAGCTCAGTGGCTTAAATCAGTCGTTGGCTTGGCTAAGGTTGATGGCTGCATTTTTCATGATTCTTGTTGCTCTGTATATCTCCAAGATATGGAATGCACTCTTGTTCGTCGAAAAGGCTGGGCAATCTATCTGGCGATGGATCAAACCAATCACCGCTCGCCTCCTTCCTATTCAGCATCCCTTACAAGCATTCCCTTATGGCTTTGTTTGGGGATGGTTACCATGTGGTTTAGTCTATTCTGCACTGACGTGGTCAGCGGTATCTGGTAGTTATTACAATGGTGCGCTTATCATGCTGGCTTTTGGGTTTGGCACTCTGCCCGCTATGTTACTTGTTGGCGTCGGTGCGCGATTTATTGCACAGCTTCAGACATCGTTAACATTTCGACATATCACTGCGTTAATGCTCATTATCTATGGTCTTTACACCGCTTACGACGCAGTAAAATTGTTACACTTGATCAACTAA
- the ccoS gene encoding cbb3-type cytochrome oxidase assembly protein CcoS — MESLYLLIPIAIVLVCVAVAIFLWAVKSEQFEDLERQGSNILFDEEHVKPTEKEKS, encoded by the coding sequence ATGGAAAGTTTGTATCTTCTTATCCCAATTGCAATCGTGTTGGTCTGTGTTGCTGTAGCGATATTTCTTTGGGCGGTAAAAAGCGAGCAGTTTGAAGATCTCGAAAGGCAAGGCAGTAACATTTTGTTCGACGAAGAGCATGTCAAGCCGACGGAAAAAGAGAAATCTTGA